The genomic segment CGCGAACAAGCGGCAACTGCACTCAAGTATCGCGGCATCAAGCTCGTGCTCGCCGGTTCGCTGAATGAAACGTACAAACGCAATGCGATTAACAACGGTTTCCTTGTCATCGAAGCACCGGAATTGGTGAACGATTTGAAGGCGGCATTCGGCGCGGAAAAATTGACTGTACGCACCGGCTGGATCGCGACCATCGATTTTGCGAAATCGACCTTGACGACGAACGGCAAAGTGTACGTCATTGCACCGACCGGCGCGGCAGCCCAGGAATTGGTGTTGACCGGTGGTCTTGAGGCGTGGGTAAAGGCGCGGCTTGCGTGATTTTGTCTTCTGGTTGATTTTTCGTTTTTTTTGAGCAGTACTTCATGACGTTCGACCAAGCTGAATTTGATATCCGATGCGAGTGGGGTCTCCCGGGTGTATTAAATCTCGCACCGATTAGCGATGCGATTATCATTGTGGATGTTCTTTCGTTTTCCACTTGTGTTTCGGTTGCTCTAACCCGCGGGGCGAAGATTTATCCCTTTCGTACCCGCGGGGCCGCGGCAGTCGAGTATGCAAAATCATTGCAGGCGGAGATATCACAGTCGCGCGGAAAAGGGGGATACTCCCTTTCGCCGTGTTCGATGATGACGATTCCAACTGGAACGAAAGTTGTACTCCCTTCTCCGAATGGCGCCTCGCTCACCCTATCAACCGGCGATGCACCGACTTTCACCGGATGCTTGCGCAATGCGAAGGCAGTGGCACAGGCGGCGCTACAGTTTGGCAACCGGATAACGTTGATTCCCGCCGGAGAGCGTTGGCACGGCGATGGTTCGATCCGTCATGCGTTGGAGGATTACATCGGCGCGGGAGCGATTCTGCAGCATCTGCCGGGGGTATTCTCACCGGAAGCAGAAGCGGCGCGGGCGGTGTATAATAACTGTTGTAACGATCTGCTCGAAACCCTCGCTCGTTGTAGTTCTGGTAAAGAATTAATCGACGGGGGATTTGAAAAGGATATCGAAGCATCGGCGGTGGAAGATTGCGATAACTTTGCGCCATTGTTACAAAACGGCTGTTTCGTTCCTGCCGCTATTGCCGATTGATAGGTGTTGGGCATTGAGTGGCATATTACATGCATCCTCTTCGCTCATGATCGAGGATGCCGGTATCTACTATTCCTTCCGCTTCATTAGCGAGTGAATGAGGTCGTATTACTGTTTTATCTCTTCACACCAACCGGAAAGGAAGCAAAGTTGGCAAATCCCGATCCGGAAAAAATCTCGCGGGTGTTTCAAGCAATGTTGCCAATGAAGAAACTTGACATTACGCTACTCGAAAAAGCAATGACTGGCGAGTAGTCTATTCACCCATCCCTCATCTCATGGAGTCGTCAACTAAATCGATAAGCGGTTTTACAGATAATTGCCCACACAAACAGTTCCACCACCGTTCCGGTCAAAGAGCGGTGGTAGATTCGGTTAGGTTCGGGGAATGTAACTGCGAGTCAATTTGTGGGTGGCATAACCGACACCAATAACGATGAACCCGCAAATGATTAAGGTTGTAGGCCATCCAATCGCCCCCGAAAAATATTGACCGGTTATCTTCATCAAGTAAACGACCAAATAAAACGCGGCAATCCGCATCACGAGCCGACTCTGCAAATACACGCTAAACCACCCCACCCCCACCATGACCAGCGGAAAGATCAAGTCCCAACCCACCTCTTTGCGATCGAATCCGGAAGCAAGCAACATTCCATTTAACAAACACAACGTCCCTAATCCATCGAGACCGTTGCTTATCTTTCGGTGATTCGGGTTCTTTGCCATCACATACCCGGCAACGAATACCGCGATCCCCAACAGCAGTAGGCGATAAGAGAGTTGGTCGAATTCAAATATAGTGTACTTGCTCTCATCAAAAAAAAGTGACACGATTTGGCCAAACAACCCGAAGCCAAACAAACAGCTATAGATGGTCGCAACCGATAAATCGAAATGTTTTTTTCCGACGAGGTAAGAACCAGTATATCCAGCCGCCAAAATGAACGTCGCAAGAGTGTACGTATTCTCCCCGGCTCTGAGATGAAATTCGTAAAACGTTACCGAAATCCCCATCGGAAACAATAACGCCGCCAAGATTTGAAAGGCTTGTTCCACCCGGCTTGATTCCGTTTCATTCGCCAATGCGACCGCGGCAAGCGATGCGCCTGCCGCACTGCCAAGTGTAAGAGCGATGCGAGCGAAACTTTCCAGTTGATGCCACTGTTGCCGAACAAAGATTAAAATGCCGCTGAAGATGACTACGCCGCCTACCCAGTACAATACATCGGCGAAATTGAATTTTCTTGATTTCTTTTCCGCGCTTCTTGCTGGCGATTCATAGTTTGTTGCTGGTTTCGATGGTTGCTGGTGCGAAACAAGGTGAATAGTCCTAACCAAGATTTCCATTGTTAACTGCTTATTGCTGGCTTGGTTGGTGATTTCATTTAATACAACCGTCTTCTCTAACTCTTGTTGTATTCCCTCCGGATTGTATGCCAAAGTTTCCGCCACCTCTTCATTCATGCCCCGAAGAAACGCTTCCGTAACCTCTTCCAAAGTGAGTGTTCCCATTTCGGCAAGTTCCCGCACCTGTTCGAGCAGTTGTTCCGTTGTCATGGTCTACTCCACCACCCAGCCGACAAATCGGTAACTCAACTCGTTACTACGCAGCGGCGGCAGTGGCGCCGTAAAAGTCGCCCAGCTTGATGTGTAGCGCAATTGATCATTGACCACATCAAGCTTGCGCTTGAGTACCGCCGGTTTCACCTCAGCCTTTTGCCGACGCGCTGGTTTCTTTGCTTGCAGGGTCAGGGATGTAACAACCTCGGTCGGCACTGGTTCTAACAACTCGGTGGCAGGATCGAACAAATACCAATCAATTCCGAATCCATACTTTTGTAATTTTTCTTCGTCGATGTGAAGCTTGTTTTGTTCGATGCGATAGGGCAGTGATACGTTTAACGCGCGTCTCTTTTCGCGCTGATACTTACCGCGCCAAAGTAACGTGGTGTCCGGTTCATCGGCAGTTTTCTCGAGAGGCATGTAACGAAGCGTGGCACTAAGGAGAATTTTCCTGGTTGGTTTACTGAGTTGGCTAACGGTTTGTGCGAGTATGATAGTTACTATCGCCATCATAATCGGTATTGCCGACCAAACCCATTTTGTATTGGATGGTAACATGGTTCACTCCTTCAGTGAAACATAGTACTACCGATGAAGGAGTGATTTCAACATA from the bacterium genome contains:
- a CDS encoding 2-phosphosulfolactate phosphatase encodes the protein MTFDQAEFDIRCEWGLPGVLNLAPISDAIIIVDVLSFSTCVSVALTRGAKIYPFRTRGAAAVEYAKSLQAEISQSRGKGGYSLSPCSMMTIPTGTKVVLPSPNGASLTLSTGDAPTFTGCLRNAKAVAQAALQFGNRITLIPAGERWHGDGSIRHALEDYIGAGAILQHLPGVFSPEAEAARAVYNNCCNDLLETLARCSSGKELIDGGFEKDIEASAVEDCDNFAPLLQNGCFVPAAIAD
- a CDS encoding DUF2157 domain-containing protein — translated: MTTEQLLEQVRELAEMGTLTLEEVTEAFLRGMNEEVAETLAYNPEGIQQELEKTVVLNEITNQASNKQLTMEILVRTIHLVSHQQPSKPATNYESPARSAEKKSRKFNFADVLYWVGGVVIFSGILIFVRQQWHQLESFARIALTLGSAAGASLAAVALANETESSRVEQAFQILAALLFPMGISVTFYEFHLRAGENTYTLATFILAAGYTGSYLVGKKHFDLSVATIYSCLFGFGLFGQIVSLFFDESKYTIFEFDQLSYRLLLLGIAVFVAGYVMAKNPNHRKISNGLDGLGTLCLLNGMLLASGFDRKEVGWDLIFPLVMVGVGWFSVYLQSRLVMRIAAFYLVVYLMKITGQYFSGAIGWPTTLIICGFIVIGVGYATHKLTRSYIPRT